From Segatella copri, the proteins below share one genomic window:
- a CDS encoding class I SAM-dependent rRNA methyltransferase, which yields MYKSVYLKKGKEESLKRFHPWIFSGAIQAMDEGIEEGDIVRVFTRSGEFIAIGHYQIGSIAVRVLSFRDIEIDEEYWCARLDSAYKMRLALGIAGNSSNTTYRLVHGEGDNLPGLVIDCYGPTAVMQAHSVGMHVCRMEIAKALKKVMGEALENIYYKSETTLPYKADLRQENGFILGGDADDVAVENGLKFHIDWLRGQKTGFFVDQRENRSLLEHYAKGKSVLNMFCYTGGFSVYAMRGEAKAVHSVDSSAKAIELTNENIALNFPGDARHEAICEDAFKYLDEHDQQYDLIVLDPPAFAKHRAALRNALKGYTRLNVKGLQRIKKGGILFTFSCSQVVTKDQFRNAVFTAAAQAGRKVRILHQLHQPADHPINIYHPEGEYLKGLVLYVE from the coding sequence ATGTATAAAAGCGTATATTTAAAGAAAGGTAAGGAAGAATCGCTCAAGCGTTTTCATCCATGGATCTTCTCGGGTGCTATCCAGGCAATGGATGAGGGCATAGAGGAGGGCGACATTGTGAGAGTGTTTACCCGTAGTGGTGAATTCATTGCTATAGGTCATTATCAGATCGGTTCTATCGCTGTACGTGTTCTTTCTTTTAGAGATATTGAGATTGATGAGGAGTACTGGTGTGCCAGATTGGATTCGGCATATAAGATGAGACTCGCTTTGGGTATTGCCGGTAATTCATCCAATACTACTTATCGCTTGGTTCATGGTGAGGGTGATAACTTGCCGGGACTTGTTATCGACTGCTATGGTCCTACTGCTGTCATGCAGGCTCACAGTGTGGGTATGCATGTTTGCCGCATGGAGATAGCCAAAGCCTTGAAGAAGGTGATGGGCGAAGCACTGGAGAATATCTACTATAAGAGTGAGACAACCTTACCGTATAAGGCTGACCTCAGACAGGAAAATGGCTTTATACTGGGAGGTGATGCTGACGATGTAGCTGTAGAGAATGGACTGAAATTCCATATCGACTGGTTGCGTGGTCAGAAAACGGGTTTCTTCGTAGATCAGCGTGAGAACCGTTCGCTGCTCGAGCATTATGCCAAGGGTAAGAGCGTGCTCAACATGTTCTGCTATACCGGCGGTTTTTCAGTTTATGCGATGAGAGGAGAGGCTAAGGCTGTTCACTCCGTAGACAGCAGTGCCAAGGCGATAGAATTGACCAATGAGAATATTGCGCTCAATTTCCCTGGAGATGCACGCCATGAGGCTATCTGCGAAGATGCCTTCAAGTATCTTGATGAACATGACCAGCAGTATGATCTGATTGTTCTTGATCCTCCTGCTTTTGCCAAGCACCGTGCGGCTTTGCGCAATGCGTTGAAGGGCTATACCCGCCTGAACGTAAAGGGCTTGCAGCGTATTAAGAAGGGCGGCATCCTTTTTACCTTCAGTTGCTCTCAGGTGGTTACGAAGGATCAGTTCCGCAATGCTGTGTTTACTGCTGCAGCGCAGGCTGGAAGAAAGGTTCGCATCTTGCACCAGTTGCATCAGCCTGCCGACCATCCTATCAATATTTATCATCCGGAAGGTGAATATTTGAAGGGATTGGTTCTCTATGTAGAATAA
- a CDS encoding 2-isopropylmalate synthase encodes MSDRLYIFDTTLRDGEQVPGCQLNTVEKIQVAKQLEQLGVDVIEAGFPISSPGDFNSVVEISKAVTWPTICALTRAVEKDIDCAAEALQYAKHKRIHTGIGTSDSHIKYKFNSTREEIIERAVAAVKYAKKYVEDVEFYAEDAGRTDNEYLARVVEAVVKAGATVVNIPDTTGYCLPDEYGDKIKYLMEHVDGIDKARLSTHCHNDLGMATANTLQGVLNGARQVEVTINGIGERAGNTSLEEIAMILKCHKHINIDTNINTTKIIPTSRMVSSLMNMPVQPNKAIVGRNAFAHSSGIHQDGVLKNVQTYEIIDPKEVGLDDNAIVLTARSGRAALKYRLHVNGVEINDEEKLDKIYKKFLQLADKKKEVTDEDVLMLAGADSADKHGVQLDWLQVTTGKGVKSVASIGLDIAGQKFEAASSGNGPVDAAINALKKIITKEMNLKEFTIQAIDKGSDDVGKVHMQVEYDGHVYYGFGADTDIVTASVEAYIDCINKFKIR; translated from the coding sequence ATGAGTGACAGATTATACATTTTCGACACGACCCTCCGCGATGGCGAACAGGTTCCGGGATGTCAGTTGAACACAGTTGAGAAGATTCAGGTGGCAAAGCAACTGGAGCAGTTGGGCGTGGATGTAATTGAGGCTGGATTTCCAATATCAAGTCCGGGCGACTTCAATTCAGTGGTAGAAATCTCTAAGGCTGTAACCTGGCCTACTATTTGTGCACTTACCCGTGCCGTAGAAAAAGATATTGATTGTGCTGCTGAGGCTTTGCAGTATGCCAAGCATAAGAGAATCCATACCGGTATCGGTACCAGCGACAGTCATATCAAGTATAAGTTCAATTCTACCCGCGAGGAAATCATCGAACGTGCTGTAGCTGCTGTCAAGTATGCTAAAAAGTATGTTGAGGACGTTGAGTTCTATGCTGAGGATGCAGGCCGTACCGATAATGAGTATCTGGCTCGTGTCGTAGAGGCTGTTGTCAAGGCGGGTGCTACTGTAGTGAACATTCCTGATACTACAGGTTATTGTCTGCCTGATGAATATGGTGACAAAATCAAGTATCTCATGGAGCATGTTGATGGCATTGACAAGGCACGCCTTTCTACCCACTGTCATAACGACCTCGGTATGGCAACTGCCAATACCCTGCAGGGTGTTTTGAATGGTGCACGCCAGGTTGAGGTTACCATCAATGGTATCGGTGAGCGTGCAGGTAATACTTCGCTCGAAGAGATTGCCATGATTCTGAAGTGTCACAAGCATATCAATATTGATACCAACATCAATACCACCAAGATTATTCCTACCTCACGCATGGTGAGCAGCCTGATGAATATGCCTGTTCAGCCAAACAAGGCTATCGTGGGTCGCAATGCATTTGCTCATTCTTCTGGTATCCATCAGGATGGTGTCTTGAAGAATGTCCAGACTTACGAAATCATTGATCCTAAGGAAGTTGGATTGGATGACAATGCTATCGTTCTGACAGCCCGTTCTGGTCGTGCTGCATTGAAGTACCGTCTCCATGTCAATGGTGTAGAGATTAATGATGAGGAGAAGCTCGACAAGATTTACAAGAAGTTCCTCCAACTGGCTGATAAGAAGAAGGAAGTTACCGATGAGGATGTTTTGATGCTTGCTGGTGCTGATTCTGCTGATAAGCATGGTGTTCAGCTCGACTGGTTGCAGGTTACTACAGGTAAGGGCGTGAAGAGCGTGGCAAGTATCGGTCTTGATATTGCAGGTCAGAAGTTTGAGGCTGCATCATCTGGTAACGGTCCGGTAGATGCTGCTATCAATGCTCTCAAGAAGATCATCACCAAGGAGATGAATCTCAAGGAGTTCACTATCCAGGCAATCGACAAGGGCTCTGACGATGTGGGCAAGGTTCACATGCAGGTGGAATACGATGGTCATGTATATTATGGCTTCGGTGCAGATACCGACATCGTTACGGCTTCTGTTGAGGCTTACATTGATTGTATTAACAAGTTTAAGATTAGATAA
- the leuD gene encoding 3-isopropylmalate dehydratase small subunit — protein MKQKFNVITSSCIPLPLENVDTDQIIPARFLKAIDKEGMGDNLFRDWRYNADGTPKPDFVMNDPSYSGVILVAGKNFGSGSSREHAAWAIAGAGFRVVISSFFADIHKNNELNNLVLPVVVSEEFLKELFESIDKDHKTEVKVDLPNQTVTNLATGKSEHFEINGYKKHCLENGLDDVDFLVQNRDKVEAWEAKNK, from the coding sequence ATGAAACAGAAATTCAATGTAATTACATCAAGCTGCATTCCTCTTCCTTTGGAGAATGTAGATACAGACCAGATCATCCCAGCCCGTTTCCTCAAGGCCATCGATAAAGAGGGCATGGGCGATAACCTCTTCCGCGACTGGCGCTACAATGCCGACGGAACTCCAAAGCCAGACTTCGTGATGAACGACCCTTCTTACAGTGGTGTCATCCTCGTAGCTGGCAAGAACTTCGGCTCCGGTTCTTCCCGTGAGCACGCTGCCTGGGCTATCGCAGGTGCAGGCTTCCGTGTAGTCATCAGCTCTTTCTTCGCTGATATCCACAAGAACAACGAATTGAACAACCTTGTATTGCCAGTAGTAGTAAGCGAGGAATTCCTGAAGGAACTCTTCGAGAGCATCGACAAGGATCACAAGACAGAGGTGAAGGTAGATCTTCCTAACCAGACCGTGACCAATCTTGCTACCGGCAAGAGCGAGCACTTCGAAATCAACGGTTACAAGAAACACTGTTTGGAGAATGGTTTGGACGATGTAGACTTCCTCGTTCAGAACCGCGACAAGGTTGAGGCTTGGGAAGCTAAAAACAAGTAA
- the dnaB gene encoding replicative DNA helicase encodes MAENNKNKNKVQIDPTYAHLQPQAVNVEQAVLGALMIDSDAFSVVSELLKPDTFYDPRHKRIYQAIQVMNMEERPVDIMTLADQLAKTGELDKVGGAQYLMDISAGMASAAHVESHARILAQKYMQRQLIHYAGDIETMAYEEGVDVDELMQKAEGELFQLSQNNMKQDYTQIDPVVKEAVAILQRAAQNSGGLTGIPTGYRGLDDITSGWQPSDLVIIAGRPAMGKTSFALSIAKNVAVDYDVPIGFFSLEMNNVQLVNRLISNVCEISGKKILNGQLEQPEWERLDKKLRKLTGAPIYIDDTPGLSVFELRTKARRLVREKGVKLLMIDYLQLMNANGMKFGSRQEEVSTISRSLKGIAKELNIPVLALSQLSRNVENREGLEGKRPQLSDLRESGAIEQDADMVLFVHRPEYYHIYQDEKGNDLHGMAQIIIAKHRKGSVGDVLLNFRGEFTRFQDPQDAAAAPVEEGGEIVGSRMNGGGQDGSPLPPPPAENLPF; translated from the coding sequence ATGGCGGAGAATAATAAAAATAAGAATAAGGTACAGATAGATCCAACCTACGCCCATTTGCAGCCGCAGGCTGTGAATGTGGAGCAGGCGGTACTGGGTGCCTTGATGATAGATTCTGATGCCTTTTCGGTGGTGTCGGAGTTGCTCAAGCCGGATACTTTTTATGACCCGCGTCATAAGAGAATATATCAGGCTATCCAGGTGATGAACATGGAGGAACGGCCTGTGGATATCATGACTCTTGCCGATCAGTTAGCCAAGACTGGCGAACTGGATAAGGTGGGAGGAGCACAATATCTCATGGATATTTCTGCAGGCATGGCTTCGGCTGCCCATGTAGAGTCGCATGCCCGTATCCTGGCGCAGAAATATATGCAGCGTCAGCTGATTCATTATGCCGGCGACATCGAGACGATGGCGTATGAAGAAGGTGTGGATGTGGATGAACTGATGCAGAAAGCTGAAGGTGAACTCTTCCAGCTTTCGCAGAACAATATGAAGCAGGATTATACACAGATTGATCCGGTTGTAAAGGAGGCCGTTGCCATCTTGCAGCGCGCTGCTCAGAACTCGGGTGGTCTTACCGGTATTCCTACGGGTTATCGTGGGTTGGATGATATAACATCAGGTTGGCAACCGTCCGACCTTGTGATTATCGCCGGTCGTCCTGCCATGGGTAAGACTTCCTTTGCATTGAGTATTGCCAAGAATGTGGCGGTAGATTATGATGTGCCTATCGGATTCTTCTCTCTGGAAATGAATAACGTTCAGTTGGTGAACCGACTCATCTCGAATGTTTGCGAGATTTCGGGTAAAAAAATACTGAACGGACAATTGGAACAGCCAGAATGGGAACGGTTGGATAAAAAACTGAGAAAACTGACAGGTGCACCTATTTATATTGATGATACGCCTGGTCTTTCTGTTTTCGAACTCCGTACCAAGGCGCGCCGACTGGTAAGGGAAAAGGGTGTTAAACTGTTGATGATCGACTATCTCCAGCTGATGAATGCCAATGGTATGAAGTTTGGTAGCCGTCAGGAGGAGGTATCTACCATCTCCCGTTCGCTCAAAGGTATTGCCAAAGAACTGAATATTCCTGTGCTTGCTCTTTCGCAGCTCTCCCGTAATGTAGAGAACCGTGAGGGTTTGGAAGGAAAGCGACCTCAGTTAAGTGACCTCCGTGAATCCGGTGCCATCGAGCAGGATGCCGATATGGTGCTTTTCGTTCACCGCCCGGAATATTATCATATCTATCAGGATGAAAAGGGTAATGACCTTCATGGTATGGCACAGATTATCATTGCCAAGCACCGTAAGGGCTCTGTTGGAGATGTTCTCCTGAACTTCCGTGGAGAATTTACCCGATTCCAGGATCCGCAGGATGCTGCAGCAGCACCTGTCGAAGAAGGTGGTGAGATTGTAGGCTCTAGGATGAATGGCGGAGGGCAGGATGGTAGTCCGCTACCACCGCCGCCTGCAGAGAATCTGCCTTTCTAA
- a CDS encoding ABC transporter substrate-binding protein, with protein MNKFKTFAALMLLLAIGFAGCGKSEAERHRLSKKEKARLDSLDRAALKIAVMPTMDCLPIFLACDDSIFEQQGVDVHLRRYTAQMDCDTAIERKRVEGAVTDLIRAHHIEKRGTALTYPISTNLYWQFITNKRSRISELKQLSDKMVAMTRYSATDYLATLAIDSGKPKYDAYKVQINDLNIRLRMLLNNEMDAMLLPEPQATKARLEQHVKLFDSRDKNLQLGVVAFRKKILSEPRRKDQVAKFIKAYNIAVDSINSRGVQHYASIITKYTGADAKTISNLPKLKYEHAMEPRRRDLAVAQK; from the coding sequence ATGAATAAGTTCAAAACGTTTGCAGCCTTGATGCTCTTGCTGGCTATAGGATTTGCAGGATGTGGCAAGTCGGAAGCAGAACGTCATCGCTTGAGCAAGAAGGAAAAGGCTAGATTGGATAGCCTAGACCGTGCTGCGCTGAAGATAGCGGTGATGCCAACAATGGACTGCCTGCCAATCTTTCTGGCATGTGATGACAGTATCTTCGAGCAGCAAGGTGTAGACGTGCATTTGCGTAGATATACTGCACAAATGGATTGTGATACTGCTATCGAGCGCAAGCGCGTAGAGGGAGCCGTGACCGATCTGATTCGTGCTCATCATATAGAGAAACGGGGTACTGCTTTGACGTACCCTATTTCTACCAATCTTTATTGGCAGTTTATCACCAATAAGCGTTCGCGTATATCCGAACTGAAACAACTGTCAGATAAGATGGTGGCAATGACCCGCTACTCTGCAACTGATTATCTGGCTACTTTAGCAATCGATAGCGGTAAGCCTAAATATGATGCTTATAAGGTTCAAATCAACGATTTGAACATCCGTCTGCGTATGTTGCTTAACAACGAGATGGATGCCATGTTGCTGCCAGAACCTCAAGCTACCAAAGCCCGACTTGAACAGCATGTAAAACTCTTTGACAGCAGAGATAAGAACTTGCAGTTAGGTGTTGTGGCTTTCCGCAAGAAAATACTTTCAGAGCCGCGCCGTAAAGACCAAGTTGCCAAGTTTATCAAGGCGTATAATATTGCTGTTGATAGCATAAACAGTCGTGGGGTACAGCATTATGCAAGTATCATCACAAAATATACGGGTGCCGATGCTAAAACCATCAGTAATCTTCCAAAACTTAAATATGAACACGCTATGGAACCAAGACGTCGTGACCTGGCTGTAGCACAAAAATAA
- the leuC gene encoding 3-isopropylmalate dehydratase large subunit: protein MNTLFDKIWDKHVVQIVPDGPTQLYIDRLYCHEVTSPQAFAGMRARGLKMFRPDQIFCMPDHNTPTHDQDKPIEDPISKKQVDTLAKNTADFGVTHFAMNTKDNGIIHVVGPEKGISLPGMTIVCGDSHTSTHGAMGAVAFGIGTSEVEMVMASQCILQSKPKSMRISINGKLSKGVTAKDVALYLMSQLTTSGATGYFVEYSGDVVKDMSMEGRLTLCNLSIEMGARGGFVAPDETTFEYIKGREYAPKGEEWDKAVAYWKTLKSGDDAVFDKELTFEAKDIEPRITYGTNPGMGIGITESIPTLDEIPEEEQAGFKKSLNYMGFQPGEKLEGHPIDYVFLGACTNGRIEDFRAFASLVKGKKKADGVTALLVPGSWLVDKQIREEGIDKIVEAAGFEIRQPGCSACLAMNDDKIPAGKYSVSTSNRNFEGRQGPGSRTILASPYVAAAAAITGKITDPREFM from the coding sequence ATGAATACATTATTCGACAAGATTTGGGACAAGCACGTTGTCCAGATTGTTCCGGACGGTCCTACTCAGCTTTACATCGACCGTCTCTACTGTCACGAAGTAACATCACCTCAGGCATTCGCTGGTATGCGAGCACGCGGACTCAAGATGTTCCGTCCAGACCAGATTTTCTGTATGCCTGACCACAATACTCCAACCCACGATCAGGATAAACCAATTGAGGATCCTATCTCAAAAAAGCAGGTAGATACCTTGGCAAAGAATACTGCTGATTTCGGCGTAACTCACTTTGCCATGAACACCAAGGACAATGGTATCATCCACGTAGTAGGTCCTGAGAAGGGTATTTCTCTTCCTGGTATGACCATCGTCTGTGGCGACTCTCATACTTCTACCCATGGTGCCATGGGTGCCGTAGCTTTCGGTATCGGTACTTCTGAGGTTGAGATGGTGATGGCTTCACAATGTATTCTCCAGAGCAAGCCAAAGTCTATGCGTATCAGCATCAACGGTAAGCTCAGCAAGGGCGTTACTGCCAAGGACGTTGCTCTCTATCTGATGAGCCAGCTCACTACTTCAGGTGCTACCGGTTACTTCGTTGAGTACAGTGGCGATGTAGTGAAGGATATGTCTATGGAAGGTCGTCTTACCCTCTGTAACCTCTCTATTGAGATGGGTGCCCGTGGTGGTTTCGTAGCTCCTGATGAGACCACATTCGAGTACATCAAGGGTCGTGAATATGCACCTAAGGGTGAAGAGTGGGACAAGGCTGTGGCTTACTGGAAGACCTTGAAGAGTGGAGATGATGCAGTCTTCGACAAAGAGTTGACTTTCGAGGCAAAGGATATCGAACCACGTATCACCTATGGTACCAACCCAGGTATGGGTATCGGCATCACCGAAAGCATCCCAACGCTTGATGAGATTCCTGAGGAAGAGCAGGCTGGTTTCAAGAAGAGCCTCAACTACATGGGCTTTCAGCCAGGCGAGAAACTCGAGGGTCATCCTATCGATTATGTATTCTTGGGCGCATGTACCAATGGACGTATTGAAGACTTCCGTGCTTTCGCTTCTCTTGTTAAAGGAAAGAAGAAGGCAGATGGCGTAACTGCTTTGCTTGTACCAGGTTCATGGTTGGTTGATAAACAAATACGTGAAGAGGGAATTGATAAGATTGTTGAGGCTGCCGGCTTCGAAATCCGTCAGCCTGGATGCTCTGCCTGCCTGGCAATGAACGATGATAAGATTCCTGCAGGCAAGTACTCTGTAAGTACATCCAACCGTAACTTCGAGGGTCGTCAGGGACCAGGTTCCCGCACCATCCTTGCCAGTCCATACGTAGCAGCTGCTGCCGCTATTACAGGTAAGATTACCGACCCAAGAGAGTTTATGTAA
- a CDS encoding 3'-5' exonuclease gives MMKIIFTSFDKAAITNLPRALFPGKIVVVDKPEDTEAAVNDLLSHYILGVDTETRPSFKRGQAYHVSLLQVSTHDTCYLFRLHHTGMTPAIIRLLEDTTVPKVGLSWHDDLLQLHKRAAFKAGYFIELQDVAKNFGIADMSLQKLYANLFHQKISKAQRLSNWEASDLKESQALYAATDAWCCINLYEEFKRLSATGDYELDELRA, from the coding sequence ATAATGAAGATTATTTTCACTAGTTTCGACAAGGCGGCAATCACGAATTTGCCAAGAGCTTTGTTTCCTGGCAAAATCGTAGTCGTTGACAAGCCTGAAGATACAGAAGCGGCTGTTAATGACCTACTTAGCCATTATATACTGGGTGTGGATACAGAAACGCGCCCATCATTCAAGCGTGGTCAGGCTTACCATGTTTCGTTGTTGCAGGTGAGTACACATGATACTTGTTATCTCTTCCGCCTGCATCATACGGGCATGACTCCTGCCATCATTCGCTTGCTCGAAGATACCACCGTGCCAAAAGTAGGACTTTCCTGGCACGATGACTTGCTGCAGCTCCATAAGCGAGCTGCTTTTAAGGCTGGCTACTTTATCGAGTTGCAGGATGTTGCTAAGAACTTTGGTATCGCAGATATGAGTCTGCAGAAACTGTATGCTAACCTGTTTCACCAGAAAATCAGCAAGGCGCAACGGTTGAGCAATTGGGAGGCTAGCGATTTGAAGGAATCGCAGGCTCTCTATGCAGCTACAGATGCCTGGTGCTGCATTAATCTGTATGAGGAATTCAAGCGTTTGTCTGCTACAGGCGATTACGAGCTCGATGAACTCAGGGCATGA
- a CDS encoding FtsK/SpoIIIE family DNA translocase: protein MAKKRTEKKTKTFSEAIGLQYIFNNTITDFFIGLALVVIAVVIIIAMISFLNTGANDQSLLENLKPGEWTNTEKLFQNYCGSWGAIVSYWLIAINFGFPAFMLPFFVIMVGLQMMHAYKLNLWKWFFCMIVVMLWMSVTFAKFIAPIMPSLTFNPGGKHGLFVVQNLENIMGPPGLTAILFFVAVAFLTYLTTETITVIRKALNPIGYISNKVKFEITNHGKNRKDTEAIDEVYASAAYGAGTEDEKEEYKEEEPAKVIDLNLDPDQTFATPDTPSTSVEPEADGQEATGTEGDTDKDETIAIANGTQNENMSLIARQRELRTKRAEQEALEKQAAEAAAASEHIGMDISVATADEKATGNTLSNAEVLNTPINPKEPFTRYKYPVLNLLKKYEDDGVSIDEEEQRANKNRIIEVLGNFGVQIKTIRATVGPTITLYEIQPAEGVRISKIKNLEDDIALSLAALGIRIIAPIPGKGTIGIEVPNAKANIVSMESTLNSKKFQETKMELPIALGKTITNEVFMVDLAKIPHLLVAGATGQGKSVGLNAIITSLLYKKHPNELKLVLIDPKKVEFSVYSRIANKFMAAVPDEEEPIITDVTKVVRTLNSLCVLMDSRYDLLKKAGARNIKEYNQKYINHKLKLTDGHEYMPYIVVIIDEFGDLIMTAGKEVELPIARIAQLARAVGIHMIIATQRPTTSIITGNIKANFPGRIAFKVTSAIDSKTILDRTGANQLIGRGDMLYLCGNEPVRVQCAFVDTPEIERINEYICEQPGPIEPMELPEPANDEGSAGGSGSISARELDPFFEEAAHAIVLSQQGSTSMIQRRFSIGYNRAGRLMDQMEAAGIVGAAQGSKPREVLIQDENQLNNLLMALRNS from the coding sequence ATGGCTAAAAAAAGAACTGAAAAAAAGACCAAAACCTTTAGCGAAGCTATTGGTTTACAGTATATTTTCAACAATACTATCACCGACTTTTTCATTGGATTAGCCTTGGTAGTCATTGCTGTGGTTATCATCATCGCTATGATCTCCTTTCTCAACACAGGAGCCAATGACCAGAGTTTGCTCGAAAATCTGAAGCCGGGCGAATGGACCAACACGGAAAAACTGTTTCAGAACTACTGCGGATCCTGGGGAGCCATTGTATCCTATTGGCTCATTGCCATCAATTTCGGATTTCCAGCCTTCATGCTCCCATTCTTTGTCATTATGGTGGGATTGCAGATGATGCATGCCTACAAGCTGAACCTGTGGAAATGGTTCTTCTGCATGATTGTGGTCATGCTATGGATGTCGGTAACCTTTGCCAAGTTCATCGCACCTATCATGCCAAGCCTCACATTCAATCCGGGCGGAAAGCACGGACTCTTTGTCGTGCAGAATCTGGAGAACATCATGGGGCCTCCAGGACTTACTGCCATTCTTTTCTTCGTGGCGGTAGCATTCCTCACCTATCTCACCACTGAAACCATTACGGTAATCAGAAAAGCACTCAACCCTATCGGTTATATATCAAATAAGGTGAAATTTGAGATTACTAACCATGGAAAGAACAGGAAAGATACGGAAGCTATCGACGAGGTATACGCCAGCGCAGCATATGGTGCTGGCACAGAGGATGAGAAAGAAGAATATAAGGAAGAAGAACCTGCCAAAGTCATCGACCTGAATCTGGATCCGGACCAGACTTTCGCAACCCCAGACACACCTTCTACGTCTGTTGAGCCAGAGGCAGACGGACAGGAAGCTACAGGAACAGAAGGTGATACAGATAAAGATGAAACCATCGCTATAGCCAACGGCACGCAGAACGAGAATATGTCACTCATTGCACGTCAGCGCGAACTCCGTACAAAACGGGCTGAACAGGAAGCATTGGAAAAGCAAGCTGCCGAGGCAGCTGCAGCTTCTGAGCATATAGGTATGGACATCTCTGTAGCCACAGCCGATGAGAAGGCTACAGGCAACACCTTGAGCAATGCAGAAGTACTGAATACTCCGATCAATCCGAAGGAGCCGTTCACCAGATATAAATATCCGGTACTCAATCTTCTGAAGAAGTATGAGGATGACGGCGTATCCATCGATGAGGAAGAGCAGCGCGCCAACAAAAACCGCATCATCGAGGTGCTGGGCAACTTTGGCGTACAGATCAAAACCATCCGTGCTACGGTTGGTCCTACCATCACACTCTACGAAATCCAGCCTGCAGAAGGCGTACGTATCTCTAAGATCAAGAATCTGGAAGATGACATCGCCTTGAGTCTGGCAGCTCTCGGCATCCGTATCATCGCTCCTATCCCAGGTAAGGGAACCATCGGTATTGAGGTACCTAACGCAAAGGCAAACATCGTTAGTATGGAAAGTACTTTAAACTCAAAGAAATTCCAAGAAACCAAGATGGAGTTGCCTATCGCTTTGGGTAAGACTATTACCAACGAAGTGTTTATGGTTGATTTGGCAAAGATTCCTCACCTGCTTGTTGCGGGTGCTACCGGACAGGGTAAATCTGTAGGTTTGAATGCCATCATCACCTCTTTATTATACAAGAAACATCCAAACGAACTCAAACTGGTTCTCATCGACCCTAAGAAGGTGGAGTTTAGCGTCTACTCCCGTATTGCCAATAAGTTTATGGCTGCGGTTCCTGATGAGGAAGAACCTATCATAACCGATGTAACCAAGGTGGTTAGAACCCTGAACAGTCTGTGTGTACTGATGGATAGCCGTTACGACTTGCTCAAAAAGGCAGGAGCCCGTAACATCAAAGAATACAACCAGAAGTATATCAACCACAAGTTGAAGTTGACTGATGGACATGAGTATATGCCATACATCGTGGTGATTATAGATGAGTTCGGTGATCTGATCATGACAGCCGGCAAGGAAGTAGAACTTCCTATTGCCCGTATCGCCCAGCTGGCACGTGCCGTGGGTATCCACATGATTATTGCCACCCAGCGTCCTACAACCAGCATCATCACGGGTAATATCAAGGCTAACTTCCCTGGCCGTATCGCCTTTAAGGTTACATCTGCCATCGACTCAAAGACCATCCTTGACCGTACAGGAGCCAACCAGCTGATTGGTCGTGGTGATATGCTCTATCTCTGCGGCAACGAACCTGTACGTGTACAGTGCGCCTTTGTTGATACACCTGAAATCGAGCGCATCAACGAGTATATCTGCGAACAGCCTGGTCCTATCGAACCTATGGAGTTGCCAGAACCAGCTAATGATGAAGGAAGCGCAGGTGGAAGCGGCAGCATCAGTGCCCGCGAACTGGATCCGTTCTTCGAAGAGGCAGCCCATGCGATTGTTCTTTCGCAGCAGGGTTCTACCAGCATGATACAGCGCCGGTTCAGTATCGGCTATAACCGTGCAGGACGACTGATGGACCAGATGGAAGCTGCAGGCATCGTAGGTGCAGCACAGGGCAGCAAGCCTCGTGAGGTACTGATACAGGATGAAAACCAGCTTAATAATCTGTTAATGGCACTTCGAAACTCTTAA